The following are encoded in a window of Paucidesulfovibrio gracilis DSM 16080 genomic DNA:
- a CDS encoding RHS repeat domain-containing protein yields MNGKYTLHLEHGRQGRVRVKNETVNSCSVRWEYCYDAAGRLAEVRRDGSGVERYIYDSNGRRAEDYVPLRGQRDRVFRYGADNRLLQAGEAQYAHDSRGFRSRRVTLHGETRYHYAPDYRLLAVELSDGRVVEYSHDRQGLRTGKYVDGMPVERFRWHDRAHLAAWSHVDMADGQWLDVIYDRTARPLGLASQRRGQPFVMYFYTDQVGSVRVVELSTEGMVKEILYDAFGNVLHDGNPCLCSPFGFAGGLHDPDTGLVRFGWRDYDPDTGRFTAQDPMGAAGGDPDWYGYCLDDPVNGVDPWGLEGEFWGGMKRIGAGLGELWDKAPAGIGEAVTKGRKGAGEALSKTADAFTTNSDLQKYTAIALGAGALPIAAAVGTTATPAMAAAAMQHPDKLAAASKAAADFASGAFDPGPPPASWSGYLSGAANYTYDQYKKEKRSENQATGNCLKRGADCCKYCESHFRRRLL; encoded by the coding sequence ATGAATGGAAAGTACACCCTGCACCTGGAGCACGGCAGACAAGGTCGGGTACGTGTAAAGAATGAGACCGTGAATAGCTGTTCGGTCCGTTGGGAATACTGTTACGATGCAGCCGGTCGGCTGGCTGAGGTTCGCCGTGACGGCTCCGGAGTGGAACGCTATATCTATGACAGCAACGGCCGACGAGCTGAGGATTATGTTCCCTTACGAGGCCAGAGGGATCGCGTGTTTCGTTACGGTGCGGATAATCGCCTGCTTCAGGCGGGTGAGGCGCAGTACGCGCATGATAGCCGTGGTTTCCGCAGTCGGCGGGTAACGCTGCACGGCGAGACGCGCTATCACTATGCCCCTGACTATCGTCTCCTGGCCGTGGAACTTTCGGACGGGCGCGTCGTGGAGTATTCGCACGACAGGCAGGGGCTGCGTACCGGAAAATACGTGGACGGCATGCCGGTTGAACGGTTTCGTTGGCATGACCGCGCACATCTGGCGGCTTGGTCGCATGTGGATATGGCGGACGGACAGTGGCTGGACGTTATCTATGACCGTACTGCTCGACCTCTGGGGCTGGCGTCGCAACGTCGAGGGCAACCCTTTGTAATGTATTTCTATACGGATCAAGTCGGCAGTGTACGAGTGGTTGAACTTTCGACCGAAGGCATGGTAAAAGAAATCTTGTATGATGCCTTCGGCAACGTGCTGCACGACGGCAACCCCTGCCTATGCTCCCCTTTCGGGTTCGCGGGCGGCCTGCACGACCCGGACACCGGCCTTGTTCGCTTTGGTTGGCGTGATTACGACCCGGACACCGGCCGGTTCACTGCCCAAGACCCCATGGGCGCGGCGGGCGGCGATCCGGACTGGTACGGATACTGTCTTGACGATCCGGTCAATGGGGTTGACCCTTGGGGGCTGGAAGGTGAGTTTTGGGGAGGAATGAAAAGAATCGGGGCCGGACTCGGAGAATTGTGGGACAAGGCTCCTGCGGGCATCGGTGAGGCCGTTACCAAAGGGAGAAAAGGCGCTGGAGAGGCATTGAGCAAGACGGCGGATGCCTTTACGACCAACAGCGATTTGCAAAAATATACGGCGATTGCCTTGGGAGCCGGAGCGTTGCCCATTGCCGCGGCAGTCGGCACCACAGCAACACCGGCCATGGCTGCGGCTGCCATGCAGCACCCGGATAAGTTGGCGGCGGCGTCAAAGGCAGCAGCGGACTTTGCTTCGGGGGCATTTGACCCAGGGCCGCCACCTGCGTCTTGGTCTGGCTATTTGAGTGGCGCAGCCAACTATACGTATGACCAGTACAAAAAAGAGAAAAGAAGTGAGAATCAAGCTACCGGAAATTGCCTTAAGCGCGGCGCTGATTGCTGCAAGTAC